One genomic window of Hydra vulgaris chromosome 03, alternate assembly HydraT2T_AEP includes the following:
- the LOC105843976 gene encoding uncharacterized protein LOC105843976 isoform X3: MDSNMNRSLENTSVKCLTKDCDFYGLSENNCYCSICFKSLSKVKSTTICDVQCDTKYVASSNSDFISYVQKQHLTPMPITIERMVSEARQLGFTDNHRYGHIKDLSPRQKLLTYMFQSFDASRSPFKTTCMIFGQSGVGKSSFINHLIGRDLLKTNCVTSETKDIKEIVLTMKEPSLNVSNLQLTFVDTPGYFDDKGAKQDKINYKALKVYKRNCLNDCYPNLIFIVIQGCDNRFLNGPLKTFLQKLKKLDIVCSSYPNVICLFTYATVFLNDCKENIEKKKEMLIKLCEEMLNVIVTVAYIENDYKNLKTQGDWTVLPDGTLQPINVFDCAKKLMKGNQPEEKKYIDPLGIKTLASFFKASSSGYTIKIKVSYVSNGISNDLMSQPYSANPEISGEICVGKGYDVIYDKIKEFSIFEFKESEEHEQSVNKAFVISSYENESSFFFGADSKFNIAQRLNALGLGDKVEAKFLLSKKVDLNDSSTQSKLSYLREIRTHKLCIPDTTKLKLSKFFKEAVVTTDFPTCFVASDPNVTEFFRKFFEKWGHYVVTSAYLGGSIEFKKTLRNQIKQDLVEAQLKCSLYLLEHGFQKSVDCGKILDVNLSLTDVELSWIGGVSTQQLSNLKSIETIDSSNAFKNWKASLPSKPSVLKTKMKLQSIADFVSSIDKRKGETCQTAFEHLLGMSKTRRSFIRSINNIANVPDTRNSAAIDAEPDNNTCFSGNGKIIVMKSYPEIKLIKDINVGDKVLSFETKTKKFIYSTVYMLAHKNETKKTNFLKISCKSGNSVTLSPKHLVYTDSYKVKHADQIKIGDGIWTTCANDLKTMNLCKVDTIEITESVGFYAPLTMSGNIIVDGILSSCYANVMDVSLPGFGRVSGQFIAHFGTAPLRIACLVFRKKFQINKEMPKYIVTLNRFGTKAGLVYRP, from the exons ttaAAAGTACCACAATCTGTGATGTGCAATGTGACACAAAATATGTTGCTAGTTCTAACAGCGATTTTATTTCCTATGtacaaaaacaacatttaactCCTATGCCAATCACTATTGAAAGAATGGTATCAGAAGCTCGTCAACTTGGTTTTACAGATAATCATCGATATGGACATATTAAGGATCTGAGTCCACGTCAAAAACTCCTCACCTATATGTTTCAGTCTTTTGATGCAAGTCGTTCTCCATTCAAAACCACTTG CATGATATTTGGACAGAGTGGTGTTGGAAAGTCCTCGTTTATTAATCATTTGATTGGGCGTGATTTATTGAAAACCAATTGCGTTACATCagaaacaaa agataTAAAAGAGATTGTTTTAACTATGAAAGAGCCTTCACTTAATGTTTCTAATTTACAACTGACATTTGTTGACACTCCTGGATATTTTGATGATAAAGGTGCCAagcaagataaaataaattataaggcTTTAAAAGTCTATAAACGAAATTGTCTTAATGATTGTTATCCCaatcttatatttattgtaattcAAGGTTGTGATAATCGGTTTTTAAATGGTCCATTAAAAACGTTTCTTCAAAAGCTCAAAAAGCTTGACATAGTTTGTTCATCATATCCTAATGTTATTTGCCTTTTTACTTATGCAACAGTTTTTTTGAAtgattgtaaagaaaatattgagaaaaaaaaagaaatgttaattaaattatgtgAAGAAATGCTAAATGTAATAGTAACTGTTGCTTACAttgaaaatgattataaaaatttaaaaacccaAGGAGACTGGACTGTACTGCCAGATGGTACTCTTCAGCCTATAAATGTATTTGATTGtgcaaaaaagttaatgaaaggTAACCAAccagaagaaaaaaagtatatcgATCCTCTTGGTATAAAAACCTTagctagtttttttaaagcatcttCAAGTGgttatacaattaaaattaaagtgagTTATGTTAGTAATGGTATTAGCAATGATTTAATG TCACAACCATATTCAGCTAATCCAGAAATTTCGGGTGAAATATGCGTTGGAAAAGGTTATGATGTTATTTACgacaaaataaaagaattcagtaTCTTTGAATTTAAAGAATCAGAAGAACATGAACAAAGTGTTAACAAAGCTTTTGTTATCTCTAGTTATGAAAAcgaatcttcttttttttttggagcaGATTCAAAGTTTAATATCGCCCAACGACTAAATGCACTTGGTTTAGGTGATAAAGTAGAAGCTAAGTTTCTTTTAAGCAAGAAAGTTGATTTAAATGATTCGTCTACTCAATCAAAGTTATCATATCTTCGTGAAATTAGAACTCACAAATTGTGCATACCTGATACCACCAAACTCAAattgagcaaattttttaaagaagccGTTGTTACTACTGATTTTCCAACCTGTTTTGTAGCAAGTGATCCTAATGTTACAGaattttttaggaaattttttgagaaatgggGGCATTACGTTGTGACATCAGCATACTTAGGAGGATccattgagtttaaaaaaactcttagaAACCAAATTAAACAAGATTTGGTTGAAGCTCAACTAAAATGCAGCTTGTACTTACTGGAACACGGCTTTCAAAAAAGTGTAGACTGTGGTAAAATTTTAGATGTTAATCTATCTTTAACAGATGTAGAACTTAGTTGGATTGGCGGCGTGTCAACACAGCAACTTTCAAATTTGAAGAGCATTGAAACAATTGACTCCTCTAAcgcatttaaaaattggaaagcTTCTTTACCTTCAAAAccttctgttttaaaaacaaaaatgaaacttCAATCTATTGCAGATTTTGTTTCTTCTATAGACAAACGAAAAGGTGAAACTTGTCAAACTGCTTTTGAGCATTTGCTTGGTATGTCAAAAACAAGGAGGTCTTTTATTagaagtataaataatattgctaaTGTACCGGATACCCGTAATTCTGCTGCAATTGATGCAGAACCTGACAATAACACTTGTTTCTCAGgaaatggaaaaataattgtaatgaaaAGTTATCCTGAAATCAAATTAATCAAGGATATAAATGTTGGCGATAAAGTTTTATCGTTTGAAACCAAAACTAAGAAATTTATATACTCCACGGTGTACATGCTTGCACATAAAAATGAGACAAAGAAAACGAATTTTCTCAAAATAAGCTGCAAAAGCGGAAATTCTGTCACTCTTTCACCTAAACATCTTGTTTATACTGATAGTTATAAAGTAAAACATGcagatcaaataaaaattggtgaCGGAATATGGACAACATGCGCCAATGATTTAAAGACTATGAATTTATGCAAAGTAGATACAATTGAAATAACAGAATCAG ttgGCTTTTACGCTCCTTTAACTATGAGTGGAAACATAATTGTAGATGGTATTCTATCCAGCTGCTATGCTAACGTGATGGACGTCTCTTTACCCGGTTTTGGTAGAGTTTCTGGCCAATTTATTGCGCATTTTGGTACGGCTCCTTTGAGAATAGCATGTTTggtttttcgaaaaaaatttcaaatcaacaaaGAAATGCCAAAATATATAGTCACTCTTAATCGATTTGGAACAAAAGCTGGCTTAGTTTACAGACCgtaa